The Equus quagga isolate Etosha38 chromosome 2, UCLA_HA_Equagga_1.0, whole genome shotgun sequence genome has a window encoding:
- the LOC124235050 gene encoding T cell receptor alpha chain MC.7.G5-like, which produces MQPRRLALLCTVLAFICFGSSNTQSVYQAANVMSTQVGESVTLDCKITVSYTYYNMYWYRQLSSGEMTHIIRLYSANRNSREGRYSVVFQKPTLMLTISALTPGDSAVYFCAVAQASHRSSMAQKVTQAQTRMTRQEGEAVTMDCKFEPSDAKTTQPNAMESTEGESVRLPCNHSTISGGHLERHHCVLLHHERGTLGQMGLHLCNISLVGEAKQQQPSKEATAQE; this is translated from the exons ATGCAGCCCAGACGGCTTGCTCTCTTGTGCACAGTCTTGGCCTTCATCTGCTTTG GTTCTAGCAATACTCAGAGCGTCTATCAAGCTGCAAATGTTATGTCTACACAAGTGGGAGAATCTGTGACCTTGGACTGCAAAATCACAGTCAGTTATACTTACTACAATATGTACTGGTATCGACAGCTTTCCAGTGGAGAGATGACTCACATCATTCGACTATATTCTGCAAATAGGAACTCAAGGGAAGGACGATATTCTGTGGTGTTTCAGAAACCAACCCTAATGCTCACCATCTCAGCCTTGACACCTGGAGACTCAGCTGTCTATTTCTGTGCTGTTGCACAAGCATCCCACA GATCCAGCATGGCTCAGAAAGTAACCCAAGCTCAGACCAGAATGacaaggcaggaaggagaagctgTGACCATGGACTGCAAGTTTGAACCCA GTGATGCTAAGACTACACAGCCAAATGCAATGGAAAGTACTGAAGGAGAATCTGTGCGCCTGCCCTGTAACCACTCCACAATCAGTGGAG GTCACCTTGAAAGACACCACTGTGTACTACTGCATCATGAGAGAGGCACATTGGGGCAGATGGGGCTGCACCTGTGCAATATCTCCTTGGTTGGGGAAGCgaagcagcagcagccatccAAAGAGGCCACTGCACAAGAATGA